Within the Chloroflexota bacterium genome, the region ACGCCCGTTTATCGGCGAGCACGACTTCCGCAGGTTCGCGGCGCCATTGCCGCACGGCAAGTCTAGCAGCGTCCGCGCAATCTACGATGCTTCCGTGCGACAAGACGGCGATGTGATATACATTGGCGTTAGGGGCAGCGCGTTCCTGCAGCGCCAGGTGCGGCGAATGGCGGGCGCGCTGGTGGACATCGGACGCGGCAGGTTGTCGCCTGACGACCTGCAAGCGATGATAGACAATGCGCCCACGGACAAGATAGCGCACTCGCTGCCGGCGCATGGTCTGTGCCTAGTGAGAATAGAATACGCGAACTATCCCCCCTGCGCGAAGTGAAACTCGTTTCGCCGGACAGGGCAAATCGAACAATTGGAAAAGGTGAAGAAATGCCAAGAGGTAACAAGCCGTATCAGACGACGGCTGCGGAATTAGAACCGGAGTGGCATGTGGTTGATGCCGCCGACAAGACGCTCGGCAGGGTGTCGTCCGAAATCGCCGTGCTGCTTCAAGGCAAGCACAAGCCCATCTACGTGCCGCATCTGAACACCGGCGACTATGTGATTGTGGTGAACGCCGAGAAGATTCGGGTTACCGGCAAAAAGCTGGAACAAAAGATGTACTACCGGCACAGCGGCTATCACGGCGGCTTGACCGAGCGCACGCTGTCGGACATGCTAGAGCGCACGCCGACGCGCGTCATCACGCAGTCGGTCAAGGGCATGCTGCCCAAGAACGCGCTGGGCAGGCACATGCTCGCGCGAATGAAGGTGTACGCCGGACCGGACCACCCGCATCAGGCGCAGCTCGCGTCTGCCGCAGCCAAGCAAGGAGAGGAAGCCTAAATGACGACGATGCAGCAGCAGTATTACTACGCCACGGGCAGACGCAAGTCGGCTATCGCGCAGGTCCGCCTGTTCATGGAGAACGGCCCCATCGTGGTCAACGGCAAGCCAATCGAAGAAGCATTCCCGTGGGACAACTGGCGGCGCGAGATAATGGAGCCGTTCCGCATCGCGCGTGTCGGTGGTCAATTCCGCGTGGTGGCGAAGGTAACCGGCGGCGGCGTAACCGGGCAAGCGGGCGCACTGCGGCACGGCATATCGCGCGCGCTAATCGAAGCCGATCCATCGCTGCGAACGCCGCTCAAGCGAGCCGGTATGCTAACCCGAGACCCGCGAGTCAAGGAACGCCGCAAGTACGGTCTAAAGAAAGCCCGCAAGGCACAGCAGTACACGAAGCGGTAGTTTTTCTCCACATTCCACGAGAATAATGACAGGATTGGATGGCCTTACTGATACAGCATCCATCCAATCCCGTTACTTCCTGCCCACGTAGTTGGGTATTCCCCTACACCATCGCCCGCAGCGGGTCTATGTTCGCCTCGGCGTAGGGCATGTCGCCGCGTTCTACTCGGCGGACTATGTCCACTATGCCGTCGCAGAAGGGCGTGTCCACACCGACAACATCGCCGCGAGACGCGACAAAGCCGTTCAGGTAGTCAATCTCCGTGCGGCGTCCCTTCATCACATCTTGCAACATTGACGGGCGCCCCGCGCCCAAGCTGCTTGCGCCCTCCGCTAGGCGCGATTTCAGGTCTTCCATCGCCTCGGTGTTGTCGGTCGGCAGGTAGGCGTCCGCCGGCACGCCGCTTATCGGCTCGACCTGTATGCCCAGCGACTGCGCCACCCGCACGACCTCCGCCGCGATGTTGACGGACACATCGTTGACGCCGGGCGTACTCCTGACGGCTGCCGAACCCAGCCCTGTCGATGCCGCTATCGGGTTCGCCATGCTGTTGACGGCGAGCTTTGCCCAGCGCTCGCCCCAGATGTTGCAGCTGACCTTCGTCGGCGCGATGTCGTTCATCACTTCGGCAAGCGCGTTCACGCGGTCGGTGGGCAGACCGTTCAGCTCGCCAAGCGTGAACGACAGCTTCTCCGGGTCGCCGGTGTGAATCGCCTGCGCGGGTTCGTACAAGCCTGCGCCGAGCGTTATCACGCACGCGATTTCGCGCGAATAGCCGACGATTGGCGCAATCGTTTCGTCGTTGATGCCATTCTGCGCGGACACGATAACGCCCGTCGGCTTCAGAAAGCGCATCGCGTAGTGAGTCGCCCAAACGGTGTCGTACGACTTGACAGCGAGAAATATCGCGTCGAACGGCTCTGATATCTTGTTCGCGTCTCCGAGATGCACGGCGTTGACGCTTGTGGTGAACTCGCCATTCTCAGCTGAAATATGCAGCCCGTCGGCGTTCATCGTGTCCACATGCTCCGCCCAAGTGTCGATGAGTGTGATGTCGCGGCCTGCCCTAGACAGGTATCCGCCTATGACGCTGCCTATTGCGCCCGTCCCTACGATTGCAAGTCTCTCGAACATTCCTGTGTCCTCCGTATCGGTTAAATTATCCTATCCTATGCATCCTGCGCATTGATGTAATGTAGTCGTTACCCCAGCAGTTCGCGGCGCACTTCGTCTAGCCGGGCGCGCTGCTCGTCGGTTACATCCGCATACGGCTCGCCCTTCTGCCGAATACTGCCTGTGAACTCGGGAGCGCGCTTTTCTATGAACGCGCGTCTGCCTTCGTCACCGTCCGCGCTGAGCTGCGTGAGCAGCGTGTTCATCAGAGTCTGCACGCGCCACGCCTCCGTTACGGGCGTATCCCGGAATCTTATCACGAACTCTTTCATCATACGCACGGCGAGCGGTGGCATGCCAGCGATATGATTCGCCAC harbors:
- the rplM gene encoding 50S ribosomal protein L13 → MPRGNKPYQTTAAELEPEWHVVDAADKTLGRVSSEIAVLLQGKHKPIYVPHLNTGDYVIVVNAEKIRVTGKKLEQKMYYRHSGYHGGLTERTLSDMLERTPTRVITQSVKGMLPKNALGRHMLARMKVYAGPDHPHQAQLASAAAKQGEEA
- the rpsI gene encoding 30S ribosomal protein S9: MQQQYYYATGRRKSAIAQVRLFMENGPIVVNGKPIEEAFPWDNWRREIMEPFRIARVGGQFRVVAKVTGGGVTGQAGALRHGISRALIEADPSLRTPLKRAGMLTRDPRVKERRKYGLKKARKAQQYTKR
- a CDS encoding 2-dehydropantoate 2-reductase; amino-acid sequence: MFERLAIVGTGAIGSVIGGYLSRAGRDITLIDTWAEHVDTMNADGLHISAENGEFTTSVNAVHLGDANKISEPFDAIFLAVKSYDTVWATHYAMRFLKPTGVIVSAQNGINDETIAPIVGYSREIACVITLGAGLYEPAQAIHTGDPEKLSFTLGELNGLPTDRVNALAEVMNDIAPTKVSCNIWGERWAKLAVNSMANPIAASTGLGSAAVRSTPGVNDVSVNIAAEVVRVAQSLGIQVEPISGVPADAYLPTDNTEAMEDLKSRLAEGASSLGAGRPSMLQDVMKGRRTEIDYLNGFVASRGDVVGVDTPFCDGIVDIVRRVERGDMPYAEANIDPLRAMV